A stretch of Polypterus senegalus isolate Bchr_013 chromosome 5, ASM1683550v1, whole genome shotgun sequence DNA encodes these proteins:
- the LOC120529968 gene encoding transcription factor 24-like, whose product MDIGDVPVSVVDDSPASSPSPEPDTDAEAERRRSDPLGRSRVTGRGRPAAANAARERSRVQTLRHAFLELQKTLPSVPPDTKLSKLDVLILATTYIAHLTRTLQEEAVEEGDGTRHAEVLHSLKGVGYLHPVKKWPMRSRLYIGATGQFLSTPVQTETAHQGETSSASKP is encoded by the exons ATGGATATCGGGGATGTTCCGGTGTCGGTTGTGGATGACAGCCCCGCATCAAGCCCCAGCCCGGAGCCAGACACGGATGCTGAAGCGGAACGCAGGCGTTCTGACCCTCTTGGCCGTTCAAGAGTGACCGGCAGAGGGAGGCCGGCAGCGGCTAATGCCGCCCGAGAGAGGAGTCGAGTACAGACCCTCCGTCACGCCTTCTTGGAACTGCAAAAGACCCTGCCCTCCGTGCCCCCGGACACCAAGCTTTCTAAACTGGATGTCTTAATCCTGGCGACTACTTATATCGCCCACTTAACCAGAACGCTTCAAGAAGAGGCGGTTGAGGAGGGAGACGGAACTCGACACGCTGAGGTTCTGCATTCGCTGAAGGGAGTTGGATACTTGCACCCTGTCAAG aaatggCCAATGAGATCCAGACTCTACATTGGTGCCACAGGTCAGTTTTTAAGCACTCCAGTCCAGACAGAAACTGCACACCAAGGAGAAACATCATCTGCTTCAAAGCCTTAA